The Corylus avellana chromosome ca11, CavTom2PMs-1.0 genome contains the following window.
ATCCTAGCTTCATTAATCTATTCATTTATATTGTTATGGTTGTTCATTCAACAAACTATCATATTCTAATTTCCATCTCCTTctcatttaaatattcaattTCTTCCTTAAATACCATGGAGCTTTTTCTATATAAATTTCTTGTGGACGATTAAGTTTTTCTATCCTTCATTGTTTCTAGTAATTAATGAAATGCATTCATTCATCATCTATAGAGACTAGGTTTTGCTATCTCTCTTTTGGGACCCtttaatttgtatcatttagCCATCTTTGTGTTAAAGCCCAAAAGAGTCTTGCCAAAGTGTAGTGTCATTCAAATTCACAACAGTTGGCATGGTATATTATTAGAAAGCAATAGACAGTCACCGCTTCAAGTACGCTAtatttaaaagctttattttttaccgcaatttcaaacatgctctaaatcaTAAATAGGATAATATTACTCATAAAGTACATaaatttaagacaattaaatgaGAAATCATTAATTGTAGTTACCTATCAATATAGCCATGCATATTGCCATGTATATACCCATATTTATACtaaatcaaataagaaattattaattgtaGTTGCCTATTTTGGAAGGCCTTTATTTGAAAGTCCACTAATTAAGCACAAAATATTAATCTCCCAAATATACTCCAGTCTCCATCCATTCGGCTACCTAAAATGCGTacatgaaaaagttaaaaattaatctATCTATTCTCATGTTCTTTCCAATACATGCATATATCAATGGCTTAAAATTTATATCATAAAAAACCTTGAACCTTGATTTGTTCCACCTGAGTACTGGTTTAAGTAGTAACAATTTTTCCAAACTCAATATTCATGCTAGCTACCACACGTTAAAATTTAGGTTGGGATGAAACTTAAACCTTAGATTTTAAGAGAATCTATACGTTTTAGGTTTTAAAGAAACCTTAAAACCATTTTTCAACAATAAGGATTAGGattaattttctatatatatatattttttatattaaaatatctCCTTCAAATACTTAGACTTGGAGTAGAGAGAACTCCTACACTCACTTCGAGATAAACTCAAACAAAGATAATTAATGCAATACtaactctaaaataaataactagataattgaaatacaaatagacGCATGTTTATCtctaatataaaaatactcataacaaaactaatataaattaatcttaaataaaatctaattcatattaaatataatgTCTACTTTATCACTGCCGTAACACACGTCACAAGCAcaattccatttttttaaaaaaatttcaaaacgtTAGTCTACAggatacatatatgtatatatgccTAAACTTCCAAAGATTAATTAGCCGCTTAATTACTTCATCTGATAAGTAGAGTAGGATATTTTAGTTAGTCAAAGCctaattaatttcaaaaccctaaGTCCCAACCCCCTAGCAttaaattctaaaacaaaaaatgtgtaAGACGTACACCAAACCCTAGCCTCTCTTTAATTCATTTCCCTCTGGCTCTGATATAATTTTCTCTCTGCATCGCATCTCTCTCTTGCCAAATTTCGGTTGCCCTCAGCTCTTCTATTACCAGGGGGGTGGTTTTCCAACTACACGTTGCACAGTATAGAATCCTTTCCTTTGCTTTGTTCATTTTCTTGTACGTTGTCTTTACATGTGCTTTGTTCAACGGATAATGTCTTACTTTGAATTTTTGTCTCTTTTGACGAAGATATTTCCTGGCTATTTTTTACCTACAAATCATACTGAACCCCGTTAAAAATAATCATAGATGTTTAGGGCATGCACAAGAGTCCAGTGGCATGTGCACAGAAACAAACGCTTTCAGAACAAACGCTTTGTATTTCATTAATGAAGCATTCTCCATCGAGATCCTTCTATGGGCATGTAATGTTtctatggtatatatatataatgcttcTATGGGTTCATTATGAAATTCCCTTTCGACATCTTTGTccatgcatttcttttttcttttttttctttttaatctctCTATCGGTACACCTATCACAATGATTTTCTAGCAAGCAAACCCCAAAATGCTTTGCACTTCTAAAAATTGATAGGGGAAATTATCCTTTCCTCATAAACTACCACGCGATGACCATTTCTTCTATTAATTATCAACTTTACATTACAACCTCATCAAGCTACAATTTCGTTACTAAAAcccccattccgtcagtcaaggTCGTTAAGTTGGACGGTCAATCCATCACGTGCGTGAACAGTACTTGTGAATAGTGTGTGAACAATATGGTTGATCATCCGACTTAACAGCCTTAACTAACGAAAGAGGAATTTTGATAACaaattgatagtttgatggggttgtaatgtaaagttggtagttgataaGGGAAAATGGTCATCacgtggtagttcatgggaggaAAGGATAATTTCCTCAAATCGATAccttaaaagattaaaatcttTATAGCATTAGCACATCTTTTCTTAGATTTTCGTTAAATGTAGGAAATCAAATGACTTTTTACTTCATTATTCAAATAAACCTTAGAATAACTTCCTTAAACCAtataaatattctttaaattaatattaaagtaAAGGAAGGaaaaccatttaaatattattttaaataaatgcaaggggaaagagagaggaaataaaaaaaaaaaattatattaaaataatgttaagagAACAAAAAGTGTTGCCCACGTGAtttttttaggagtttttcatacatttagaaaatgaaattatatataaagaagCTGTTGTTAATAGTGTTTAGGGAGTCCAATATCATTGTTTGTCCTTGTTCTTTCATGTCAAACAACTATTATTGGTTTTATGGAAATGGGTTTTGATAAAagtaggtgttttttttttaatttttttaaagcatttatATAGCATTTAAGCgtttcttatttctttgtttcttcaaATCGCTCTCACAAATCTTCATCAACAGGGTTTTGCCCGCGCGTCTGGATCGCGAAACAAGAATGGTAAAACTATTTCCTTCTTTTGGTCGTTGCTTGCAAAGGCTTTTCTGTTATGGTGGTGATAATCCTTGGAACCCTTTGAAGGGTCTACCACTTGTGCAGACTTTCCTCCTCCATCCCTAGACAAACCCTTGTTGGTAGACGTACTGCCAGTAATCGTGTGTACTAGTGAAGATGAAGATGGTATCTCATTGTCCCCATGTCTGATGACTCCTTGGTTTTGGCCTCAACCATTGAATAAGTTGGCAGTTGCAGGCCAGAAGATTGTAACCCTCGATTATCCAAAGGATGTAGCATTTGAAGAGATTCTGGGATCATCTTCACCAGGTTGGATTGCCGTTACCAATGCTGTTAACGATGATATTGTACTTATGAATCCCTTCACTGAAAAAATTGGTAAGGTCTATCAGGCTACTCCTCCTCCAGTTGTTAGGCTTCCACCTACGAGTATAATGCCTCAAATGGACATAATCATAGAGCATTGGAGAAGAGACTGTATAGAGAATGAGTTACGAATAGAAATAAGCTACGATGATTTCATATCTAACATTGTTTGGTCATCAAACCCCATGTCCCCCGATTGCACCGTGATGGTTGTATATGGTCCAAATAGGGATGTTGCATTCTGTAGACCTAGAGACAAGTCGTGGAGTGATGCCTGCTTGGACTTGGAATATCGAGATAGCTATACGAAATTACTAGTGTATTCCACCAAGAGCAAATTGTTCTATGCCCAAAGGTTCGACGGAGGAACATTTGAAGGTTGGGATCTCCAACAAGCTTCTTGTCCTAAGATGATTCATCGTCTTGATCATACTAATTATGAATTTGATCCGCCTACTCGAAAATTCGAGTACTTGGTGGAATCCTTGGGAGATATTCTTCTGGTTGTCAGGTATTTAGGTCCGCCTACTCGCCCCCCTTCAAAGACACAAAGATTTGATGTTTTCAAGCTTGATTTCCAACAGCAAACAATGGAACGTGTGGAGTGCCTTGGTGATCGTGTCTTGTTTGTATGTATGAAACACTCATTTTCTGTCTCGGGCCAAGACTTCCCAGAGTTAAATCCTAACTCTATTTACTTTACTCACGATGATGTGGAATATTGGCCTGAATCTTATCAAACCAGTGATGGGTATACGTCAGACCGCGAAGATTATGACATTGGATTTTACTGCTTAGAAGATCATAGCATCACACCCCTTTATCCAGGCTGTTGGGTCATCCCGAAGCCTCCATATATGTAAACTGATCgagaaaaaagacaatttattttttttctcttatgaaCATTATTTCCATTTTGCAAGTTTCATTAATCTATTCATTCTTCTTGTTATGGTTGTTTATTCAACATACTACCATattcttctttccctctctttttcatttaaatatctAATTTCCTCAAATACTATGGAGctttttttgtataaatttcttgtggacaatttagtttttctttcattgtttCTAGTAATGAATGAAATGCATTCATTCATCATTTATAGAGGCTAGGCTTTGATGTGCCTCTTTTAGGACCCTTTAATTTGGATCATTTAGCCATCTTTGTTTCATAAGCCCAAAAGAGTTGCCAAAGTGATCATTTGGTATAGTCAACAGTGTAGTGCTTTCCTAACTGATCATTCAAATTCACAACGAATATTCTTCTTAAGTTGGAAGCTATGACATTGGGCGCGTCACCACGGCGTAGATATGAACAGCATATGGTATCATAGGTTCTATATTGGGCAACTAACGCCTGTCTAGCTACCAACACTTGTTCAGATATTTAGCTCAAAACACCAACCGACATTTATATTGCAAATTAAACAACTAGAAGCAAATACATTATAAGCATGaattgaaaatacaaaattcaGAAGAGATTATATGAACAATACCACTAATCAACAAAATTATTAGAATAATGTACCCCCTGCAAATTAGATCTGCAACAAATTAAACCTCTATTTGAACGTTACATATATGATATTTAGGGGCTaaattgttcaaattgaaaatgcaAGGATATGTTGAATTGCAAGGGtgatatttgttatttttccttaacttttttaccattttctttttcagattTTGGGTACAAATACAATGAACGGAGAGCGTTTCAAATAATAATTAGGTAATCAAATTCACTAATCTCCATCTTTCCACTGCTTATTTATCATAAATAAATCCAAACCATATGTTTATTCAGAATTAGTCACACCTTTTAATCTAAAACTTAACGAGGACAAACTAGAGAATAGAGTGCAAAATATAAAGAGACAACCTCGGAAACTCTGCTAATCTGTTTTCTCCAACTAAAAAATAACCCTAAGAAAACACCggaaatgacaataaaactGAAATTCTGAGacaattgtaatttttttggacCGGCATAgaaatctaataataaattcattttcaaTATCCAACAATCGATATGTAAACTGAGAACAAGCGGTGAAGAGTGGAAATGGTTGCCTGCAAGTGGGGGTGAAGGCACCGGGGACGCCGAAGAAGAGGATGACTTTTTTACCGGCGGCTTGGGGGTGTACGGACACATATTGGAGCTTGTCTTCCTCGTCGAAGTAGGAGAGCGTACCGTCCGTTAACACGTCGCCGACAGCAATCGGGGCCATTGTTTTTGATCAACGGAGGTGATGTTGAAGAGGAGAGTTTGTGATCCGACGGTTAGTAGTGTGAGggaaacggatcctctccatCTCTCCATTTCGGGTAGAGCagcgggtacccgccccgctaataagcccaaaaagaaaCCCTACTTCTAGTTCTCTCTCGCCTCCTTCTAGAAAAAACccagactctctctctctcctccctctctctctagccgctccctctctctcaacAGTCGCCGCACCGCCGCTCCCTCTCCCGCTCTCTGGCCGTTCCGTCTCAACTCTAAGGTatctctctttcattctctctctctctttctctgggCAGTGTTGATTATGTTGTGTTGCAGTGTTGATTATGTTAGGTTGCAATATCTCTCACTAAAAGACTTGCactgcttttatttatttatttatttttttttgagactTGCAGTGTTGATTATGTTGGGTTGGATTTTTGATCCGTGACTGACGgtgaaaaaagcaaaaattatG
Protein-coding sequences here:
- the LOC132166406 gene encoding uncharacterized protein LOC132166406 (The sequence of the model RefSeq protein was modified relative to this genomic sequence to represent the inferred CDS: added 63 bases not found in genome assembly); amino-acid sequence: MTPWFWPQPLNKLAVAGQKIVTLDYPKDVAFEEILGSSSPGWIAVTNAVNDDIVLMNPFTEKIGKVYQATPPPVVRLPPTSIMPQMDIIIEHWRRDCIENELRIEISYDDFISNIVWSSNPMSPDCTVMVVYGPNRDVAFCRPRDKSWSDACLDLEYRDSYTKLLVYSTKSKLFYAQRFDGGTFEGWDLQQASCPKMIHRLDHTNYEFDPPTRKFEYLVESLGDILLVVRYLGPPTRPPSKTQRFDVFKLDFQQQTMERVECLGDRVLFVCMKHSFSVSGQDFPELNPNSIYFTHDDVEYWPESYQTSDGYTSDREDYDIGFYCLEDHSITPLYDMADGLCDPGCWVIPKPPYM